The genomic window TCCGTACGGGGTTCTCTATGATTTTAAATTATCAAAATGATATGGAAGTTGTTGCAACGGCTGCAGATGGCGTCGAAGCTTACCAAAAAGTAATGGAATATAAACCTGATGTGTTACTAATGGATTTAAGTATGCCACCAGGTGAGTCAGGTCTTATCGCTACGAGTAAAATTGCTGACAGTTTTCCTGAAACTAAAATACTAATATTAACAATGTTTGATGATGAGGAGTATTTGTTCCATGTGTTGCGTAATGGTGCGAAAGGTTACATATTGAAAAATGCACCTGATGAACAATTATTGTTAGCTATTCGAACTGTATATAAAGGTGAAACATATGTAGATATGAAACTTACAACATCTTTAGTGAATGAATTTGTATCTAATTCAAATCAGGACACTGCAAACACAACAGATCCTT from Sulfurovum riftiae includes these protein-coding regions:
- the nreC gene encoding nitrate respiration regulation response regulator NreC (Involved in the regulation of the the nitrate reductase operon narGHJI), encoding MKIVIADDHAVVRTGFSMILNYQNDMEVVATAADGVEAYQKVMEYKPDVLLMDLSMPPGESGLIATSKIADSFPETKILILTMFDDEEYLFHVLRNGAKGYILKNAPDEQLLLAIRTVYKGETYVDMKLTTSLVNEFVSNSNQDTANTTDPFKILSKRELEILPLIAKGYGNKEIAEKLFVSVKTVEAHKTHIMTKLGLKSKPELVEYALKKKLLEF